CTATATGTTTTTTTGAATATTTCCGGAAATATATTGCCAGGCGCATTAAGTAATATAAAAAAATATTATTGTGATTATAAATTTACAGTGTTTTTACAGTTAAGGTATCTTGCATTGTATAGTTATAGTGAGAAAATACATTATTGAATTATAAAAAAGGATGTCAATGTCGAATACACTGTGTATTAGTGTGTACATGACAGTTAGCTGATTGATAAATATAAACATTTGGGTTTAATATATACCCTTTCGCCTTGAAGATCAGGCCATTTACGGAATACTTGATGATTCTTAGATAGTATATAAAGTAGAATATATTTAAAGTTGAAAAATGAAGGTGATAAACCGTGGCCAAAAATGGCCTTAAAAGAGAACAGAAAACTTGTATTTTAGAGGATGGTAAGATTTGTGATAATTGCTGTGAGTGTTATATTTGTGAAATAGACCCTACAAAAATTTGTGATAATTGTGCCAAATGCCTGGGGTTAGATGAATCATTTGAAGTAGATTATTATGATCATTTAATTTTTGAAGAAGATTTAGAAGAAGATTTAGAAGATAATAAAAAAGGCAATAATTAAAAATAAGTTTAAGTTCCGATAATAAGTATTATGTAAACTAGTCGCAAAAGTAGAGGAGGAGCCCAATATTTGTGGGGGATGTGATAATTTTGAATCACAAAAAACGCAACCCAACATTTGATGATATTGCAGCTAAATATGACTTATGGTCTAAAGTACCTTTAGGTAAGCTTTGCAGAAAACTTGAGGATGAGGTCTTTTTTAAGGTTTACGGTGGTATTAAAGATTCCGGGCCGGTTTTAGATATTGGTTGTGGTACCGGAGATTATGTGGTTTATCTTGCCAAACATGGTTTAGCTGTAACCGGTATTGACCCCTCCCGTAATATGCTTGCCATTGCTCATGAAAAAGTTCACAAAAAAAGTCTTAATAATGTTAGTCTTATTCAATGCCAGGCGCAAAACCTTCCTTTTGAAGATAACAGTTTTAAGACAGTGATTTGCTCCCTGGCTCTCGAATTTACGGGTAACCCTGAGAGGGTTATTAAGGAAGTCTACCGAGTTCTTAAACCTTCCGGACAGTTTGTTTTGGCATTCCTAAATTCTTGGAGTCCCTTGAATATCTCCAGAAAAATAAAAGGTATTTTTTGCCCTTCAATATATCATAGTGCTAATTTTATGAGCAAACATTATGTAAACTTAATATTAAAAAAACAGGGTTTCACTGAATTTACCTGGGATAGGGCTATTTGTTTTCCGCTTATTGACAAATATTTTTTCATTAACTCACTATATAATGGTTTAGAAAATTTAGGCAAAAAGCTATTACCTTTTTTCTCTGCTTATATTGTTGTTAAGGTAAAAAAAATTTAATAAAGTAGAAAAACCCCGTTATGGGGTTTTTCTACTTCCCTTTTTTTTGAGGAAATATTCCGCCATGAATACTTTTAGCATCGGTAACATTATAAAAAGTTTCGGGGTCTATGTTATTAAGAATACGTATAGCTTTATTTAGATTTTTTCTTTTTAATGTTACAAAAAGAATGTTTCGTTCACCATCCCTTCCTTCACCTACAACACTGGTTACACCAAAACCCTCATTGCGCAACTCTTGTGCATATTTGTCACCTTTATATTTTGCCGGAAAAATTTGTAGTAACAGAAAACCCATTGCCAGTCGTTCCTCTATTATGATGCCAAGATAATTTCCTGTGGCAAAACCTCCCGCATATGCAATTATTTTGCCGGGATCGTTTAATCCCCCGCTTATAACTTCATTCAGAGCGATAACAAATATAGTTACTTCTACAAAACCGATTATTGCTGCAGAAAAGCGTTTTCCACGCATGAGCATTAAAATGCGAATTACATCAAGGGACATGTCAGCAACACGAGCAAAAAATATAAATAAATATCCAGCCAATAAAATTTCAACATTATTCAATAGTATATTCCCCCAGAAATTTAGCAAGTTTGTTAATTTAAAAATTACTTCTTTTTTAATCCTAAATTTCCTTTATAAAATAAAAAAATAAATTATTTCATAAATGTATTAACTAAGTTCTTCTATTTGTTGCCGTAATTCGACTAAGTGCATCTTTTCTTCCTAGAGGAGATAACTTAAAATATTTCGTGTTTTTTT
The sequence above is a segment of the Desulfolucanica intricata genome. Coding sequences within it:
- a CDS encoding DUF2179 domain-containing protein, with the protein product MNNVEILLAGYLFIFFARVADMSLDVIRILMLMRGKRFSAAIIGFVEVTIFVIALNEVISGGLNDPGKIIAYAGGFATGNYLGIIIEERLAMGFLLLQIFPAKYKGDKYAQELRNEGFGVTSVVGEGRDGERNILFVTLKRKNLNKAIRILNNIDPETFYNVTDAKSIHGGIFPQKKGK
- a CDS encoding class I SAM-dependent methyltransferase; protein product: MNHKKRNPTFDDIAAKYDLWSKVPLGKLCRKLEDEVFFKVYGGIKDSGPVLDIGCGTGDYVVYLAKHGLAVTGIDPSRNMLAIAHEKVHKKSLNNVSLIQCQAQNLPFEDNSFKTVICSLALEFTGNPERVIKEVYRVLKPSGQFVLAFLNSWSPLNISRKIKGIFCPSIYHSANFMSKHYVNLILKKQGFTEFTWDRAICFPLIDKYFFINSLYNGLENLGKKLLPFFSAYIVVKVKKI